In Pseudoduganella albidiflava, a single window of DNA contains:
- a CDS encoding porin produces the protein MKKTLISVAVLGAMSSAAFAQSNVTIYGIVDAGIVAERGGKDGNVTKVSSGVANASRIGFRGTEDLGGGLSAIFTLETGYKTDDGQLDNTSNTLFNRQAFVGLRSTTAGTLTVGRQYTPWYNALVQVGDPFAAGLAGSAKNLFPASGINVRNSNAVVYQTPLFNGFAGEVFYGFGEQSESSAGRQLSAAVSYTNGPLNARVAYNNRNNDTASTATTAAVERGIGHNSLLAVNYDFQVAKAYFMFNRSKGLNSIAYPNQGTLGGVTGGIAYTTTTAIAASRDSRDGLVGVQVPVAGAGKVIASFIYKDDREAVNRDAKQWAIGYMHDISKRTTGYVSYAKIDNKNNAAFTVGGNTEVGSGDSAFNVGVRHSF, from the coding sequence ATGAAAAAAACTCTAATCTCCGTTGCAGTTCTGGGCGCAATGAGCAGCGCCGCCTTTGCACAGTCGAATGTAACGATCTACGGTATCGTTGACGCTGGTATCGTCGCCGAGCGCGGCGGTAAAGACGGCAACGTGACCAAGGTTTCCTCGGGCGTCGCCAATGCATCGCGCATCGGCTTCCGTGGCACGGAAGACCTGGGTGGCGGCCTGTCCGCGATCTTCACCCTGGAAACCGGCTACAAGACCGACGACGGCCAGCTGGACAACACCAGCAACACGCTGTTCAACCGCCAGGCATTCGTCGGCCTGCGTTCCACCACCGCCGGCACGCTGACGGTCGGTCGCCAGTACACCCCGTGGTACAACGCGCTGGTGCAAGTGGGTGACCCGTTCGCCGCCGGCCTGGCTGGCTCGGCCAAGAACCTGTTCCCGGCCAGCGGCATCAACGTACGTAACAGCAATGCTGTCGTGTACCAGACCCCGTTGTTCAACGGTTTCGCCGGTGAAGTGTTCTACGGCTTCGGCGAACAGTCCGAATCGTCGGCCGGCCGCCAGCTGAGCGCCGCCGTGTCGTACACCAACGGCCCGCTGAACGCCCGCGTTGCCTACAACAACCGCAACAACGACACCGCTTCGACCGCTACCACGGCAGCAGTCGAGCGCGGCATCGGCCACAACAGCCTGCTGGCAGTGAACTATGACTTCCAGGTTGCCAAGGCCTACTTCATGTTCAACCGCAGCAAGGGCCTGAACAGCATCGCCTACCCGAACCAGGGCACCCTGGGCGGCGTGACCGGCGGCATCGCCTACACGACCACCACCGCGATCGCCGCATCGCGCGACAGCCGCGACGGCCTGGTCGGCGTGCAAGTGCCAGTGGCTGGCGCCGGCAAGGTCATCGCTTCGTTCATCTACAAGGATGACCGCGAAGCCGTGAACCGCGATGCCAAGCAGTGGGCCATCGGCTACATGCACGACATCTCGAAGCGCACCACCGGCTATGTGTCGTACGCCAAGATCGACAACAAGAACAACGCAGCGTTCACCGTCGGCGGCAACACCGAAGTCGGTTCGGGCGACAGCGCGTTCAACGTGGGCGTGCGTCACTCGTTCTAA
- a CDS encoding methyl-accepting chemotaxis protein, producing MKWLTGRKLSTKLGLAFAAVLLLTAVVGIFSINQLAKVNDTARGLSTRWMPAMRVIQDIKSQIARVRTRELQYIISDQVADLDKYDKVIANDLVDLKKMQDEYVALIKTPEEQALYSEFLALWDRYMAEDAKLRAAVRAGDLPLAKQLIRGESNKLIVALRGQVDKLVKYYGEGGNAAAEFGDQVYNASRAWIAALLAISVVLGTLAALLITRWLVKTLGGEPQYAVELAGRIAAGELNVDVRTRAGDDSSLLFAMKSMRDSLANIVGQVRHSTETIASAAQQVVAGNVDLSSRTEAQASSLEETAASMEELTSTVRHNSDSARQANELAVNASAIAEQGGQVVSQVVERMGSINESAKKISDITGVIDGIAFQTNILALNAAVEAARAGEQGRGFAVVASEVRNLAQRSAAAAREIKELIGDSVDQVEAGTKLVNQAGSTMEEVVVSVRRVTDIMGEITVAGQQQSAGIVQVNEAIAQMDAVTQQNAALVEEATAASHSMQDQASSLARLVSIFTLDGIANHQYSAASSAQRTDNKTARLNRPRQ from the coding sequence ATGAAGTGGCTAACCGGGCGCAAGCTCTCAACCAAGCTGGGCCTTGCCTTTGCGGCGGTCCTGTTGCTGACGGCGGTCGTCGGCATTTTTTCGATCAACCAGCTGGCCAAGGTCAACGACACGGCAAGGGGGCTGTCGACGCGCTGGATGCCGGCCATGCGCGTCATCCAGGACATCAAGTCGCAGATCGCCCGCGTTCGTACCCGTGAACTGCAATACATCATTTCCGACCAGGTTGCCGACCTGGACAAATACGACAAGGTGATCGCCAACGACCTCGTCGACCTGAAGAAGATGCAGGATGAATACGTGGCCTTGATCAAGACGCCGGAAGAGCAGGCGCTGTACAGCGAATTCCTGGCATTGTGGGATCGCTACATGGCCGAGGACGCGAAACTGCGCGCCGCCGTGCGCGCCGGTGACCTGCCGCTGGCCAAGCAGCTGATCCGTGGCGAATCCAATAAATTGATCGTTGCCTTGCGCGGCCAGGTTGACAAGTTGGTTAAATACTACGGCGAAGGTGGCAACGCGGCGGCAGAATTTGGTGATCAGGTATACAATGCGTCGCGCGCCTGGATCGCCGCCCTGCTGGCCATCTCGGTGGTACTTGGCACACTGGCGGCTTTGCTGATCACCCGCTGGCTCGTGAAGACGCTGGGCGGTGAACCGCAATACGCGGTGGAACTGGCCGGGCGGATCGCGGCAGGCGAGTTGAACGTGGACGTGCGTACCCGTGCGGGCGATGACAGCAGCCTGCTGTTCGCGATGAAGTCGATGCGCGACAGCCTGGCCAACATCGTCGGCCAGGTCCGGCATTCCACCGAAACGATCGCCAGCGCGGCACAGCAGGTGGTGGCCGGCAACGTGGACCTGTCGTCCCGTACCGAAGCGCAAGCCAGCTCGCTGGAAGAAACCGCGGCGTCGATGGAAGAACTGACGTCGACCGTTCGCCACAATTCCGACAGTGCGCGCCAGGCCAATGAACTGGCCGTGAACGCATCGGCGATTGCCGAGCAGGGCGGGCAGGTGGTGTCGCAGGTGGTCGAGCGGATGGGCTCGATCAACGAGTCGGCGAAGAAGATTTCGGACATCACCGGTGTGATCGATGGCATCGCCTTCCAGACCAATATCCTGGCGTTGAACGCGGCAGTGGAAGCTGCGCGTGCAGGCGAACAGGGCCGCGGCTTCGCCGTGGTGGCATCGGAAGTGCGCAACCTGGCCCAGCGCTCGGCTGCGGCGGCGCGCGAAATCAAGGAATTGATCGGCGATTCGGTCGACCAGGTCGAGGCCGGTACCAAGCTGGTCAACCAGGCCGGCAGCACGATGGAAGAGGTGGTGGTCAGCGTGCGCCGCGTGACCGACATCATGGGCGAAATCACGGTCGCGGGCCAGCAGCAAAGCGCCGGCATCGTGCAGGTGAATGAAGCGATCGCGCAGATGGACGCGGTCACGCAACAGAACGCGGCGCTGGTGGAAGAAGCCACCGCGGCGTCGCACAGCATGCAGGATCAGGCCTCCAGCCTGGCCCGGCTGGTAAGTATTTTTACTCTTGATGGAATAGCAAACCATCAGTATAGTGCCGCCTCCAGTGCCCAGCGCACTGATAACAAGACGGCGCGATTGAATCGGCCGCGACAATAA
- a CDS encoding TauD/TfdA family dioxygenase, which translates to MFSSIEQSGNIAVVQTNFSWGDDLPRIIAIVERHFDDFNGNGFYPHPDEEALQRELLAVPTLRDFAAHMASRKARGLAITGLGLAGLSEAHRNAVLYAIALTQGFPTSTDQRTRRVAWDVRARPGSQSKFVTFSERTGNADMHTDSSFYPMPEEQFLLYVVASARCNGGESLLIDVEDIVAELQKTAAGRDAYALLCDTQVPFRVPSVYAAGDDRIELFYAPVFHADGRAMRWRYDSIEKGLAARPDLATPELIAALRLLNEIVEERAPRFVRQLPDDTLLWADNHRTLHGRAMYTDPGRHLIRIRISSTPNAHRIGPSGISAD; encoded by the coding sequence GTGTTTTCGTCCATTGAGCAATCCGGCAACATCGCTGTTGTCCAGACCAATTTTTCCTGGGGCGACGACTTGCCCCGCATAATCGCCATCGTTGAACGCCACTTCGACGATTTCAACGGCAATGGCTTTTATCCGCACCCCGACGAGGAAGCGCTGCAGCGCGAACTGCTCGCCGTGCCCACGCTGCGCGACTTCGCCGCCCACATGGCCAGCCGCAAGGCACGCGGCCTGGCCATCACCGGCCTGGGCCTGGCCGGCCTGTCCGAAGCGCACCGCAACGCCGTGCTGTATGCGATCGCGCTGACGCAGGGCTTCCCCACGTCGACCGACCAGCGCACCAGGCGCGTGGCATGGGATGTGCGCGCCCGCCCCGGCAGCCAGTCGAAGTTCGTCACCTTCTCCGAACGCACCGGCAACGCCGACATGCACACCGATTCGTCGTTCTACCCGATGCCGGAAGAGCAGTTCCTGCTGTACGTGGTCGCCTCGGCGCGCTGCAATGGCGGCGAATCGCTGCTGATCGACGTGGAAGACATCGTTGCCGAGCTGCAGAAAACCGCGGCGGGCCGCGACGCCTATGCACTGCTGTGCGATACCCAGGTACCTTTCCGCGTGCCGTCGGTCTATGCCGCAGGCGACGACCGGATCGAATTATTCTACGCACCCGTTTTTCATGCCGATGGCCGGGCGATGCGGTGGCGCTACGATTCGATTGAAAAAGGACTTGCAGCCAGGCCCGACTTGGCCACTCCCGAACTGATAGCCGCGCTGCGCCTGCTCAACGAGATCGTCGAAGAGCGTGCGCCCCGTTTCGTGCGCCAGTTGCCGGACGATACGCTGCTGTGGGCGGACAATCACCGCACGCTGCACGGCCGTGCCATGTATACGGACCCGGGCCGCCACCTGATCCGCATCCGCATTTCCAGCACGCCGAATGCGCACCGCATCGGCCCGTCCGGTATTTCGGCGGACTGA
- a CDS encoding AEC family transporter: MLASIIPVFLIILLGVAIRRFGWMPAEFFPSIEKFSYNVAFPAMLFAGTARLSFEGGEVGELALATLVPTFAVVVLTLGALLLLPALPGASRSSVMQGAMRPNTYFGLAVAALFFPAETASRVMLALALCLPVVNALAVIALAWWSGATPNLGTVAKTLARNPIIQATLAGVLVSVLGIALPKELMNTLDILGKAATALGLLCVGGGLVFSLEGARPAALAVSSVLKLLVMPLLAAQACLWLEVSPQVALAACFYCALPAAPNAYIMAKQLGGDARLMASLITLQTLLAVITVPLSRQFMPWLGA; this comes from the coding sequence ATGCTCGCTTCCATCATTCCCGTCTTCCTGATCATCCTGCTGGGCGTGGCGATCCGCCGCTTCGGCTGGATGCCGGCCGAGTTCTTCCCCTCCATCGAGAAGTTCTCGTACAACGTCGCGTTTCCGGCGATGCTGTTCGCGGGCACGGCCCGGCTGTCGTTCGAGGGCGGCGAAGTCGGCGAACTGGCGCTGGCCACCCTGGTCCCCACGTTCGCCGTGGTGGTGCTGACGCTGGGCGCGCTGCTGCTGCTGCCCGCGCTGCCGGGCGCCAGCCGCTCGTCCGTCATGCAGGGCGCGATGCGTCCGAACACGTATTTTGGCCTGGCCGTGGCGGCATTGTTCTTCCCGGCCGAAACGGCATCGCGCGTCATGCTGGCGCTGGCGCTGTGCCTGCCGGTGGTGAATGCGCTGGCGGTGATCGCGCTGGCGTGGTGGAGCGGCGCCACGCCGAACCTGGGGACCGTGGCGAAGACACTGGCGCGCAACCCGATCATCCAGGCCACGCTGGCCGGCGTGCTCGTCAGCGTGCTCGGCATCGCGCTGCCGAAAGAGCTGATGAATACGCTGGACATCCTCGGCAAGGCAGCCACCGCGCTGGGCCTGCTGTGCGTGGGCGGCGGCCTGGTGTTTTCCCTGGAAGGCGCGCGCCCCGCAGCGCTTGCCGTCAGCTCCGTGCTGAAACTGCTGGTGATGCCATTGCTGGCGGCCCAGGCCTGCCTGTGGCTGGAGGTGTCGCCGCAGGTGGCGCTGGCAGCCTGTTTCTATTGCGCGCTGCCGGCCGCCCCGAACGCCTATATCATGGCAAAGCAGCTGGGGGGCGATGCCCGCCTGATGGCCTCGCTGATCACGTTGCAAACCCTGCTGGCCGTGATTACCGTGCCGTTGAGCCGGCAGTTCATGCCCTGGCTTGGCGCATGA
- a CDS encoding MerR family transcriptional regulator: MPFSPMPCTISDVERDTGVAKETLRVWERRYAFPRPERDPFGERLYPVEQVHKLRLVKRLIDLGFRPGKVIGYTAQELQALAEKTTSGNRPRLPDATELTPYLDLCRSHDSDGLRRKLSQALLVMGLRNFVIDLMAPLTGAIGDAWACGDLGVWQEHLLTETLQMVLRSAIFSMPPTNPLGGAPRPRILLTTTPQERHGLGLLMSEALMVAEGAGCYSLGPQTPLPDIVEAARALQVDVVTLSFSTSMNTRHVLDALKELRARLPEPVALWAGGGNAALRRRAPAYVQVLTLPDVAAALADWRHEQRRHAAA; the protein is encoded by the coding sequence ATGCCTTTCTCGCCCATGCCGTGCACGATCAGCGACGTCGAGCGCGATACCGGCGTGGCCAAGGAAACGCTGCGCGTATGGGAACGGCGGTACGCGTTTCCACGGCCGGAACGCGACCCGTTCGGCGAGCGCCTGTATCCAGTCGAACAAGTGCACAAGCTGCGCCTCGTCAAGCGCCTGATCGACCTGGGCTTCCGGCCCGGCAAGGTGATCGGCTATACGGCGCAGGAGTTGCAGGCACTGGCGGAAAAAACCACCTCCGGCAACCGTCCGCGCCTTCCCGACGCCACCGAGCTGACTCCTTACCTGGACCTTTGCCGCAGCCACGACAGCGACGGGCTGCGCCGCAAGCTGTCGCAGGCGTTGCTGGTGATGGGACTGCGCAATTTCGTCATCGACCTGATGGCCCCGCTGACGGGCGCCATCGGCGACGCCTGGGCATGCGGCGACCTCGGCGTATGGCAGGAACACTTGCTCACGGAAACGCTGCAAATGGTCTTGCGCAGCGCGATCTTCTCGATGCCGCCCACCAATCCGCTGGGCGGCGCGCCGCGCCCGCGCATCCTGCTGACCACCACGCCGCAGGAAAGGCATGGCCTGGGCCTACTGATGTCCGAAGCGCTGATGGTGGCCGAGGGTGCCGGCTGTTATTCGCTGGGGCCGCAAACGCCATTGCCCGATATCGTCGAAGCGGCCCGCGCCCTGCAGGTGGACGTGGTGACGCTGTCGTTCTCGACGTCGATGAATACCCGCCACGTGCTGGACGCGCTGAAGGAATTGCGGGCCCGCCTGCCGGAACCGGTGGCCCTGTGGGCCGGTGGAGGCAATGCCGCGCTGCGCCGGCGCGCCCCGGCCTACGTGCAGGTGCTGACCTTGCCCGACGTGGCCGCGGCGCTGGCCGACTGGCGCCACGAACAGCGCAGGCACGCCGCTGCCTGA
- the ftsY gene encoding signal recognition particle-docking protein FtsY: MFSFFKKKTVTPDVPPVAPADLAPIPAPAAPASNPAPAAVADAVPLAFDVETAPRPESKQSWMNRLKAGLSKTSANLSLLFVGARIDDDLYDELEAALLMSDAGIDATEYLLDALKRKVKDDKLTDAAAVKVALKALMVDLLRPLEKPFVLGRHQPTVMMISGVNGAGKTTTIGKLAKHMQAHGQSVLLAAGDTFRAAAREQLMIWGQRNNVTVVSQESGDPAAVSYDAVQSGKAKGTNVVMIDTAGRLPTQLHLMNELQKIKRVIGKGMDQAPHETLLVIDGNTGQNALTQVKAFDDALQLTGLIITKLDGTAKGGVLAAIARVRPVPVYFIGIGEKIEDLQPFDAEEFVEALLG, encoded by the coding sequence ATGTTCAGCTTCTTCAAGAAAAAAACCGTCACGCCCGACGTGCCGCCGGTCGCACCTGCGGACCTGGCGCCGATCCCGGCTCCCGCTGCCCCTGCTTCGAATCCCGCGCCGGCCGCCGTTGCCGATGCGGTTCCTCTGGCTTTCGACGTTGAAACCGCGCCGCGCCCCGAATCGAAACAATCCTGGATGAACCGGCTCAAGGCCGGCCTGTCGAAAACCTCCGCCAACCTGTCGCTGCTGTTCGTCGGCGCCCGCATCGACGACGACCTGTATGACGAACTGGAGGCGGCGCTGCTGATGTCCGATGCCGGCATCGACGCCACCGAATACCTGCTCGATGCGCTCAAGCGCAAGGTCAAGGACGACAAACTGACCGATGCGGCCGCCGTCAAGGTGGCGCTGAAGGCCTTGATGGTCGACCTGCTGCGGCCCCTTGAAAAACCCTTCGTGCTGGGCCGGCACCAGCCGACCGTGATGATGATTTCCGGCGTCAACGGCGCCGGCAAGACCACCACGATCGGCAAGCTCGCCAAGCACATGCAGGCGCACGGCCAGTCCGTGCTGCTGGCCGCCGGCGACACGTTCCGCGCCGCGGCCCGCGAGCAGCTGATGATCTGGGGCCAGCGCAACAACGTGACGGTGGTGTCGCAGGAATCGGGCGACCCGGCCGCCGTGTCGTACGACGCGGTACAGTCCGGCAAGGCGAAGGGCACCAATGTCGTCATGATCGACACGGCTGGCCGCCTGCCGACGCAGCTGCACCTGATGAACGAGCTGCAGAAGATCAAGCGCGTGATCGGCAAGGGCATGGACCAGGCGCCGCACGAAACGCTGCTCGTCATCGACGGCAACACGGGCCAGAACGCGCTGACCCAGGTGAAGGCGTTCGACGATGCGCTGCAGCTTACCGGCCTGATCATCACCAAGCTGGACGGCACCGCCAAGGGCGGCGTGCTGGCCGCGATCGCGCGGGTGCGCCCGGTGCCCGTGTATTTCATCGGCATCGGCGAGAAGATCGAGGACCTGCAGCCGTTCGACGCCGAAGAATTCGTCGAAGCCCTGCTCGGTTGA
- a CDS encoding cell division ATP-binding protein FtsE gives MIEFVNVTKQYTADTTALRDVTLTVAKGELVYLAGPSGAGKSTLLKLIAAMERPTSGQVTVNGTDIGRLKSAGVPFLRRNLGLIFQQQRLLTDRSVLANVMMPMLVTGLPRSQAEERARAALDKVGLLSRATASPLALSGGEQQRVSIARAIVNRPQIILADEPTANLDRASANKVFDALRAFNKAGVTCLISTHDELVLDSASRVIHLKQGELLKEAA, from the coding sequence ATGATCGAATTCGTCAACGTCACCAAGCAATACACCGCCGACACCACCGCGCTGCGCGACGTCACGCTGACGGTCGCCAAGGGCGAGCTCGTCTACCTGGCGGGCCCGTCCGGGGCGGGCAAGTCCACGCTGCTGAAGCTGATCGCGGCCATGGAGCGCCCCACGTCGGGCCAGGTGACCGTGAATGGTACCGACATCGGCCGGCTGAAAAGCGCCGGCGTGCCCTTCCTGCGCCGCAACCTGGGCCTGATCTTCCAGCAGCAGCGGCTGCTGACCGACCGTTCCGTGCTGGCCAATGTGATGATGCCGATGCTGGTCACCGGCTTGCCCCGTAGCCAGGCGGAAGAACGCGCCCGCGCCGCGCTGGACAAGGTGGGCCTGCTGAGCCGCGCCACCGCCAGCCCGCTGGCCCTGTCCGGTGGCGAGCAGCAGCGCGTATCGATTGCCCGCGCCATCGTCAACCGGCCGCAGATCATCCTGGCCGACGAACCCACGGCAAACCTGGACCGCGCCAGCGCCAACAAGGTGTTCGATGCGCTGCGCGCCTTCAACAAGGCCGGCGTCACGTGCCTGATCTCGACCCACGACGAACTGGTGCTGGACAGCGCCAGCCGCGTGATCCACCTGAAGCAGGGTGAACTGCTGAAGGAGGCCGCATGA
- the ftsX gene encoding permease-like cell division protein FtsX has protein sequence MSVWLRQHGFALGAAVGHLRRSPGSFFFNILVVAIALALPFAGVTVLDNIRPMSEQLAVDPELSVFLKQDLPREHTQGMAGSLRAVAKDARIVFVPREKALEELQEKNGVAGVIDTLGENPLPDSYIVRLNAFQSAAESAHVDDIADSIRAIPGVESVQVDSEWVKRLAALLGVLRVGLLLLAATLGTVVVAVVFNTIRLQVLTQREEILVSRLIGATDTYIQRPFYYTGALLGLFAGAVALGAVALSLHPLNAAIAEFARLYASEFQLAPLEPLAMALLLALSAGLGLVGAALSVRRQLARLA, from the coding sequence ATGAGCGTGTGGCTGCGTCAACATGGCTTCGCGCTGGGCGCCGCGGTGGGGCACCTGCGCCGCTCGCCGGGCTCGTTCTTCTTCAACATTCTCGTGGTGGCGATCGCGCTGGCGCTGCCGTTCGCCGGCGTGACGGTGCTGGACAATATCCGGCCGATGTCCGAACAGCTGGCCGTCGACCCCGAACTGTCGGTATTCCTGAAGCAGGACCTGCCGCGCGAGCATACGCAAGGCATGGCCGGTTCGCTGCGCGCGGTGGCGAAGGACGCGCGGATCGTGTTCGTGCCGCGCGAAAAGGCGCTGGAGGAACTGCAGGAGAAAAACGGCGTGGCCGGCGTGATCGACACGCTGGGCGAGAATCCGCTGCCCGACAGTTATATCGTGCGGCTCAATGCCTTCCAGAGCGCGGCGGAAAGCGCGCACGTGGACGATATCGCGGACAGCATCCGCGCCATTCCCGGCGTCGAGTCGGTGCAGGTCGATTCCGAATGGGTCAAGCGGCTGGCCGCCCTGCTGGGCGTGCTGCGCGTGGGCCTGCTGCTGCTGGCGGCCACGCTCGGTACCGTGGTCGTCGCGGTGGTGTTCAACACGATCCGGCTGCAGGTGCTGACGCAGCGCGAGGAAATCCTCGTGTCGCGGCTGATCGGCGCGACCGATACGTATATCCAGCGCCCGTTCTATTACACGGGTGCGCTGCTGGGCCTGTTCGCCGGCGCCGTCGCGCTGGGTGCGGTGGCGTTGTCGCTGCATCCGCTGAACGCGGCGATCGCCGAGTTTGCCCGGCTGTACGCATCCGAATTCCAGCTGGCCCCGCTCGAACCGCTGGCGATGGCGCTGCTGCTGGCACTGTCGGCTGGTCTGGGGCTGGTCGGCGCGGCGCTGTCCGTGCGCCGGCAACTGGCCCGGCTTGCCTGA
- the rpoH gene encoding RNA polymerase sigma factor RpoH, translated as MTTMSAPSALVPAGSSALGLGFSGNLGNLDAYISAVNRLPMLTHEEEVSLGRRLKENNDLKAAEKLVLSHLRLVVSIARGYLGYGLPHADLIQEGNIGLMKAVKRFDPDQNVRLVSYAMHWIKAEMHEYILKNWRLVKVATTKAQRKLFFNLRSHKTGLDAMTPDQIDALAKTLDVKREEVIEMETRLSGRDIALEAPTDDEDDKFSPIAYLSSDLSEPTKVLEAEQVTRLQSEGLETALGKLDPRSRRIVEARWLANDDGSGATLHTLADEFGVSAERIRQIESAALKKMKGALAAYV; from the coding sequence ATGACTACCATGTCCGCACCTTCCGCCCTGGTTCCAGCCGGCAGTAGTGCACTGGGACTCGGGTTCAGTGGCAACCTGGGGAACCTGGATGCCTACATTTCCGCTGTAAACCGCCTGCCGATGCTGACGCACGAGGAAGAAGTCTCGCTGGGCCGCCGCCTGAAGGAAAACAATGACCTGAAGGCAGCGGAAAAGCTCGTGCTGTCGCACCTGCGCCTGGTGGTATCGATCGCCCGCGGCTACCTCGGCTATGGCTTGCCGCACGCCGACCTGATCCAGGAAGGCAATATCGGCCTGATGAAGGCCGTGAAGCGCTTCGACCCGGACCAGAACGTGCGCCTCGTGTCGTACGCCATGCACTGGATCAAGGCCGAGATGCACGAGTACATCCTGAAGAACTGGCGCCTGGTGAAAGTGGCCACGACGAAGGCACAGCGCAAGCTGTTCTTCAACCTGCGCAGCCACAAGACCGGCCTGGACGCGATGACGCCGGACCAGATCGATGCGCTGGCCAAAACGCTGGACGTCAAGCGCGAGGAAGTGATCGAGATGGAAACGCGCCTGTCCGGCCGCGATATCGCGCTGGAAGCACCGACCGACGATGAAGACGACAAGTTCTCGCCGATCGCCTACCTGTCGTCCGACCTGTCGGAGCCGACCAAGGTGCTCGAAGCGGAACAGGTGACGCGCCTGCAGTCGGAAGGCCTGGAAACGGCCCTGGGCAAACTCGATCCGCGCTCGCGCCGCATCGTCGAAGCGCGCTGGCTGGCCAACGACGACGGCTCCGGCGCCACGCTGCACACGCTGGCCGACGAATTCGGCGTCTCCGCCGAGCGCATCCGCCAGATCGAATCGGCCGCGCTGAAGAAGATGAAAGGCGCGCTGGCCGCCTACGTGTAA